A region of the Candidatus Nanosynbacter lyticus genome:
TGGCAGCTCAACTTCACCAGTCACGTCAGTGGTGCGGAAGTAGAACTGTGGCTTGTAACCCTTAGAGAATGGAGTGTGACGACCGCCTTCTTCCTTCTTCAAGATGTATACTTCAGCTTCAAACTCGGTGTGTGGGGTGATAGTACCTGGCTTACACAAAACCTGACCACGCTCAATGTCAGAACGCTCAATACCACGTAGCAAGACACCTGCGTTATCACCTGCTTGACCTTGGTCAAGAGATTTCTTGAAGGCCTCAATACCAGTCACAACTGATTTTTGAGTTGGCTTCAAACCAACGATTTCAACTTCGTCGTTAATCTTAACAACACCCTGCTCGATACGACCAGTTGCCACAGTACCACGACCCTTGATTGAGAAAACGTCCTCAATTGGCATGATGAATGGCTTGTCCATATCGCGAACTGGCTCTGGAATGTAGCTATCCATAGCTTCAACCAGTTCCATAATAGCGTCTTCGTACTTCTCTTCACCTTCAAGAGCCTTCAAAGCTGAACCCTTGATGATTGGAGCGTCTTTGTCAAAGCCGTTAGCTTCCAAAAGCTCACGAACTTCTTCTTCGATCAGCTCGACCATTTCTTCATCAGCCATGTCCATCTTGTTCAAGAAGACAACCAGCTTAGGCACACCAACCTGCTTTGCAAGCAGCACGTGCTCACGAGTCTGTGGCATTGGACCGTCAGTTGCGGCAATAACCAAAACTGCAC
Encoded here:
- the tuf gene encoding elongation factor Tu — encoded protein: MADAFDRSKPHVNVGTMGHVDHGKTTLTAAITAVLAKRLPSAVNKPVAYDQIDNAPEEKQRGITIASSHQEYESPKRHYAHVDMPGHADYVKNMITGAAQVDGAVLVIAATDGPMPQTREHVLLAKQVGVPKLVVFLNKMDMADEEMVELIEEEVRELLEANGFDKDAPIIKGSALKALEGEEKYEDAIMELVEAMDSYIPEPVRDMDKPFIMPIEDVFSIKGRGTVATGRIEQGVVKINDEVEIVGLKPTQKSVVTGIEAFKKSLDQGQAGDNAGVLLRGIERSDIERGQVLCKPGTITPHTEFEAEVYILKKEEGGRHTPFSKGYKPQFYFRTTDVTGEVELPADKEMVMPGDTVTFKVKLLAPIAMEQGLNFAIREGGRTVGAGVITKINK